tTCTACAATATAATCAGGATGTACCATGTATTTTCATAGTgtaatcaataaaaattttaatgaattcataatttttgtgtaAAGCTGTAATGATTACTGATGCTACTTGCGAACGTAACGATAACgatgttattttattgattGGATATTTTCCAGTtcagaaaatttcaatttcatcacgttggaaaatataaaaaatcttATGGTCACGATTGATACGTGTATCAATTGAGGGAATTTTCGTATCGCTCTTAAACCCCGAGAGTTATGCAGCCAACATTGCACAAACTGACGTAACAAccttgaaaaatttttttgtgctgTTGCCAAGACTGGTACAAGTCATCGCTTTGGGAGTTATCTCCGACCACCTGGCTTTCATGACATCGTTTACTGCATGTTTATTTTACgagaaaatatgttttttaatgtCGCCCTTTAAAATATAGAGTGTCAGTTGACGCGTccaattcaaatatttaaaaattgaatgatGCGCCCAAATCTGTAATCGAGTGTGCGCACTAGGGATTTTCTGTCTTCTATCAATCGGGTACGTTGTAATGGTTGTAATGTGTCAGTCGCCGCTGAGAAGTTAACGATTAATTCAATTGTATATAcgtattatttatattttatttattgtaccgTATGAGTGAATTAATTATAGTCGAATTTTGTACGACCTCCCTTTAGTCATGGATCAACAAGACATCCTTCAAGTCGGGACAAGTATTAACATAAAACGAACCGATGGTAAGTGCAGGCTCATTCGTTAAAATTAACCGAATAAATCTTGTTCAAATCGCTCCTGCCCCGACGTTACACAAATTCGATTTCGATGTTCAACGACGGCACGAGGATCACACATTACGTGTGCCTTAACAAGTCTCATATTGCTGGTTAAGGATCACGTCTTGGGCCAATCggtttttttggatttttttgtgCAGATCTTATTATCAGCACTATCTcaattttggcacattttagAGCAAAACTGCAACGACAGAGAGCTGCGAGTATTGTCGAAAGTACTGGTGTATCGCAAAAAAGATGAGACTGTTGTCGGTGAGGATTTTGACTTATTTGATTACTCAATTTAGACATTCAGCAGCCAGTCAAGTCTAGGCTCGTATCATCGAAATGTCATTCTTTTTATGGTCTATTTTAGGTTTTGCTTGCACGTCCTCTAATGTTTTTTCGACGTGAATTCGTAACATTCTCGTTTTTTCTCTCACAATTAAAATAGACAATGCACATTATAGAGTATTCCACGCTGACAACATCGGGTTCAAATTCACATGCAATAACCGCTACGGATTTATCGATTTCGGTTTAAAAACGACCCATGTGTTTACTATTTATGTGGGCATTGTGATTCACTAAAGATCAACCGTTCACAAGGTATTCCACTTCGCCGCCTTAATTATCAATTATACAATTTTATCTCGCAAAACGATTTTCAAACTGACCCAGAACCGTCCACATTTGAATAAAACCGTTTAATTAGAATCCGGACGAAAATCGAAACGATCGGCGAAAGGCAGTGGCGGAGAGGTGACCGCAAATGGTAATAACAGGAATTATCGAAAATCATATTGAACTTGTCTCGGCGTGAGTCACACCTGTgaagagaaaataaatattgataaCACCGGAGCCGATTAAAATCTCAATGCGGCAAGCCGCAGATGTACCAAATTAGGCGATCCCGACCGTCTAATTAAGACGAAGAAATTGCACCAAGTTGAAATACGTACGAAGCGTGCAACTCGTGGGTGGTAAATCGAttcgaaaaacaccaaaaCGATCAAATTGAACCAATTTGCCTACAATTATCGTTCGATTTTTGAAGGAAACCTATTTTTCGGGTACCACATGACGGAACCATCGAGGACAGAGTGACGCAAACGTGAATACGATGGTACCTTATATGGTTTGTATGTACAGTTGAGACAAGGTCGACCTACCTGAAATGCTCACAGGGCTATCGCTGCTCACCATTAGAGGCCCAAATGACActtaaatttttggaaaaaaaaatgtacaagtGGACCtctgtaatttattatttttttttgtcgacaTCATTATGCTGTTATCACGGGCAAGGGGTGACGGCTTTATTGATTGGACATTTTGTGTTAAGtgtgttttgttattttcagGGCGAGTTCATTCGGCGATTGTCTCCGCGGTCAATTTCGATCTGCGGAGCGCGACCGTGGAATGGTTCGAACAGGGCGAAACTAAAGGAAAAGAAATCGACATGACAGCTATCGCATCCTTAAATCCCGACATCGTAATATTGAAACCCGGCGAACGATACATTCAAGAACCTACTCATCAGACCCAAACATCTGGAAATAAACTGCAGAGAGTAAGCCACACGTTGTTATGAtttgttttttggttttttttccCCCGTTTATTTCGAATCTTCGATAGGATGgtcaaggtttttttttaacgatgAGTAATCGTTCgaattacaaaattacataacattttgcattttgtttacattggtTCTGTTCAAAAGTTATCCGCCTCAACAAACCCAACTGACATCGATCACGTGGTTTTATGTAACTTTTTGTCCGACGATTTTTCGATTGTAAAGGTCCAGTCATCTTTGCTTTATCCTCTGTGGACTAATAATACGTTTCGGAGGTGAATCAATTACGGTAATTGTTGGTCCTGTTGGCGGTAATGAAATTGTTATTGCACAATGAGTTTGTCTCGACCAGGTAATTGACCTCAAGCGACATTATTCATCTCGGGTTTCTCTCGCAATGCTCTGattaaagaaaaactaaacTCGATAGTCTTACAGTTAATTAACGATCGACATGGGCGTGTGATAGTTTTTCTCTTGATGGTCGTAGGTGTGCGACACTTGCACcataaagtaataaaaatacgGAGCGACTTCTTTGACGGCTCCAACATTTATTTGCCCGTCGATATTTTTATCTCgttgaatgaaaatttttgcgccaCATTTTCCATTTGAAAATTGCAGCAGTGAAGTGTGACAGTAGATTTTTGTTGTGAACGAATACGTGTGTGTATGGTGCCTGGCACTGGACTTGAAAGGCTtaattgtactttttaaaGTATTATTGATTGTTCGTTTTACAATATGTCAGTTATTCGGTGCCAACATCAGCAATTTAACGCTTCCAAAATCGGCTTCTGCCAAGTTGTCGTCTGTCTGTGTGACAATGCACTAATAAAAACCTCTCTCCTTAATGCTGCTAAACGTAAAAGGATTCGTCTGGTTCTTCTGAGGAAGAGACCAGTGCTGCTATGGCACAATCGGGACGTTTTACCCATAAATTGGACGAGAGCGACGACGATTTTAATAGTAATCAATTTTCTCCAGAAACGGCCACCTTATCGGTATTGGATTTAACAAGAATTTCGCAAATTTTGAAGTGACGCTGATGCGTGGTTTTTGTGTTGCAGAATCCAACACGGCAGTCCGTAGTGAGTGTCAAATCCAACAATGGTAAGTTGACGATTTTGCTTTGATaacgttttgaaaattatttaacaaaaaatttctcTCTTGTAAATCTGAGTTGTGCACGTTTTATGCaacgtttaatttttgtggatttatttttcaattggaTAATCGGTACGATTTTTGACTGTTTTGGGAACTAactaaattttgacgtttggtcTGATCATtcactttaattaaaaaatttattcgcAGATTCCGTTTGgtatttttttgaacacacgTAACTAGAAAATTCCCAGTATTGTATGGGTTTCGTAACAGGATAAAATACTTGATCTCATCTCTAAATAAATTGGTCAATTATAATCGGTAACCACTTACATCAGCTcccatttttgtttcttttgtctttatgtaaaaatattcCATCAGAAGTGAGGGaattatttttggaaaaacaatCACCTGAAACaatcacattttatattttattattggttgcatgaataaaataatcgGATCGTATTTAAGGTAGGTAaaaactttgaattttaaaaattgaaatagattttaaaaaatagtacGTAGTTGACATGCATCGTACGATCACCCGATTTTCTCGAGAGATTTGCTTTCGTTCTTAACATCGAAAATAAACGCACGGTATATTTTATCCATCATGCAGAACATTTTCGTGTTACGCCTGCATTCATAAATTACGATTTTGTTTCAATTGTTTTGTATAAATTTCGCGATTTTACCATTACCAGATTTGTCTTGGTGATTATTAGTTTTAAacgtaaaaaatttcaaacggtcGACATGTACAAATTAGAATTCGTATTTGTAACAGTTAATAGTTATCTTCttgtagatataaaaaatttaaattgttgtcAACAAAAGATAACGTcgcaaataataacaaataaaacggTTAAAGTTGTTGCAACAGTTTGACTGTTTAAAATGTAATAGCTAGatttttacgtgttgattgattttaaaataattatgtaataataGAAGTATTATTATGTAGTGCCATTAAgagaaatttatatttagagttTTTACGTGACAGCAgaatcaatattaataattaatactgAAAAACGAAAATAGATCCAATTCAACCAATATAGGACGGTCGATATTTTACATTGGCGACATTTGCTATGTAATTGGGACCAGTTCGATCGGAATGTTTGATATGTGGAACAGtaaataatgtttaatttaattctgtTCCAAATTagacttaaaataaaattttactattaTCTGTTACAGTTGTAGAGGACCTTTAGATTATTGTATCATAAAACGTTCAGATTTACgtcattttcaaaaagtttattttatggAATTTGCAaagtatttattaattaaaattcagaAATTGCATTTATTACACGTTGGCACCACATGCACGACTTTAAATTGAGATTGTTTTTCGGTATGGATTTTGCTAGATATGTAtctatttcaaatttgtagatttttgtttgtttgagcATGATCACGATCTGTAGAAAAAAGATTTTAGGCGAAGTAATTGTATCCAGCTCTAGTGTtggaaaaacattttctttaaatgaatatattatttttctgttCTATTAATGGAAATGAGATTTTGGCGATATGTTGTCATGTGTAACTTTGGCTGAAATCAATATAAAAACTGAGGTGGTTAGCGAATGTTCATATCTTCGAAAATAGAAGAAAAAGTATGCAcgtaagaaaataaatgtgcgtgccaatttaataatttaatttaattattcgtATTGCTACAACGTGACCGTGATCACAAACCGGAGCTGTTTTAACAGttcaaaatttagtaaaaatgcattaataaataacagagaaaatcatttcatttgttttttcttcccACCTCGAGTTAGTTTATCACGAGTTTTTGTCAgttgtacattttttgatcATTTCTTGTGGCAttgtttccacactgtagtgCAAAAATGTCGTTGCGAAGAAGAGAAGACAACGGTGCTCGAACATTTCttttgaatgtttttaatactgtgacaatattttttaggaGTTATGCGATCAGCCCAGCAGATACGCGTCACCCAAAATATGTTACCAAATAACGGACATACTTTGCCTTCTAACGATGTAGTTATTAACAAAGAAAGTAATATACCGACGAGCCGAGCAGTACAGGTGAGCcatcagaaaataattttgtgtgAGAGCGAGTCGCATTGTGCGTTTTGTATGCAGAATTCTCGTCGGAGTAACGTGGTTAAAGaagtggaaaaattgaaaaagaacAGAGAAGAGAGAAGGCAAAGGCAGGCAGAAGAAAAGGCAGAGAAAGAGGCGTTTTTACAATTAGCTCCAGGAAATCCTCACTGGGAACTTTTAAATATGATTTTGTAATGGTGCGAAATAGTCGAGTGTCTGTCGTTTTGACGGTGTTTTGTAGGGAATATCGGCGCGGTTTGGACATTAAACCGCTGTCCGAGAACGACACGATCGAAGACCATTTAATTACCGTTTGTGTTAGAAAAAggcctttgaataaaaaagaaGGAGCGCGGAAGGAAGTCGACGTCATCACCGTTCCGAGTAAAAACCAACTTATAGTGCACGAGCCCAAGAATAAGGTCGATTTGACCAAATACCTTGAAAATCAACTGTTCAGATTCGACTACGCATTCGACGAAACGTGTTCCAACGAAATGGTTTACAGGTGAggtgttaatattttttgcaagttAAAAACGTGCAGCGTGATTTTCCATTGAAGGTATACAGCGCAGCCATTGATCAAAACGATATTCGAAGGCGGTTTTGCCACCTGTTTCGCTTACGGACAAACGGGGTCGGGCAAGACGCACACCATGGGTGGCGACTTCAACGGGAAAAGTCAGCACTGTCACAAGGGCATATACGCCATGGCCTCTGCAGACGTCTTCAAACTGACTAACTCGCCGAAGTACCGCCACCTGAATCTCATAGTGTCGTCTAGTTTTTTCGAAATCTATTCAGGGAAAGTGTTCGATCTGCTTAACAACAAAGCCAAATTGAGGATCCTGGAGGACGGCAAACAGCAGGTCCAAGTCGTGGGGTTGACCGAGAAAGTCGTCTGCACGACGGACGAAGTCCTGAAACTGATCCAGAAGGGAAACCAAGCGCGAACATCCGGACAGACTTTCGCCAATTCGAACTCGTCCCGATCGCACGCAGTATTCCAGATCTACTTGAGATCGAACAGCAACACGCAAAAGGTGCACGGGAAGTTCTCGCTGATCGATTTGGCTGGGAACGAACGGGGAGCAGACACGTCTTCAGCAAACAGACAAACAAGTAAGCGTAAAAACGTGAATGTAAACACAACGTCGTTCGTCACCGTCGCGTTTGTTAAACAGGAATGGAAGGTGCTGAAATAAACAAGTCGCTTCTCGCCCTGAAGGAATGCATCAGAGCTTTGGGTAGGAAGGGTGCTCACTTACCGTTTAGGGTTAGCAAATTGACGCAAGTACTTCGAGATTCTTTCGTCGGATCAAACTCGCGCACGTGCATGATAGCGATGGTGTCGCCGGGCGTCAGTTCGTGCGAGCACACCCTCAACACGTTGAGATACGCCGACAGGGTGAAAGAACTCGGGGGCGGCGACCTGCAGACCAACACGCTTTCCGACGATTCACACAGCGACGGCGATCTGTTGCAGTTGCGGTCGCTGAACGTAAGTGAACAAGTGAAAAATTGCCGTCACGAATAATGATAACAATGATCGCAGGAAAATGACATGACGCCCGAAATGCTGAATTTCCACCAAGTCATATCGGAATTGGAGATCGCCGAAGAGAACATGCTAGATAATCACAAGCAGACCACTGACGAGTTGTATGCGACCTACCAAAAAGCCATAGGGCTGCTTAAAACGACCGACGAAGTTACTTACGACCAGGAAGGTGAGTGCGGTTACGGAGTTCGCGAGAGGGAAGCGTTGACGTATCGTATTGTTTTGTTTCAGCGTACTGTAAAAATTGGGAGGAATTGGTCAACAACGCTGTGTCTTTACTAGTGAAGTCGCAGGAGATAGTAGCGGATTACAAAGCGAAAATGTCAGCCGAGGAACAGCTAAGTCGTAAAACTAAGAGAAAGTAATATAACAATAactaaagaaagaaaagatcTTGTATAGAAATATTCTTTTAACCATCTTATTTTCGATTGAGATTCACAGTATTAAGCCACATTTCTACATTAAGGTTTTTGTTTAATCAAATTTAGGCTGTTTCATGTTTACGAGGAACAAGTGAACTGCACGCTTTGGAAATTTCTctcaaaatgattttaaacTGAGACTGTTGATAAATTCATGTGTAATATAATattctttgatttttatgaTGCTACttccttcaaattttaatattaagttttgttatttattacttttttatacttgcaattaatttatttgtgcAGGCCTCTAAATAGGTGGTGTGGCCGTAACATATGCTTTAATAATATTACTAATTGAAAACATTCCTTCGAATGTAGAAACTGAACAACCTAAAATGCCCATAGCccgcatttttattaatcGATCGTcattaatttgtattaaacATTAGGCTGTGCTGTATGTACTCTTTTACAACAAATGCAGGCTATCACTTTTCATTCTGTTGTGAAACCAGTGCTTTAGTAATGTTGAAACATAAAATTCAAGGAGGTGCGTATTTAAGAGGCCTTTTATGAATGTTTGTATTGTATATtgttatttgattttgtttaattatagGGCTCTCCAGTTGTACATGTCATTGATTGATTCTGTAATTCGTAAcagtacataaaaaaatatttcaagtttGTAACAAAATTGCAGATCGTTTgctttaaacattaaaaaaaaattacataacaaGCTTGAACcttcattattattactgtaataaaaaatactgcaTTATTACAAGTCGTTTTATTCACAATAAAGTTGTATACAATATAAAGTCGAACCCGACCGACGCAAGTCGGGCCGAAGATGGATCAATTTACAATCTGAGTTCTGTGTGTGTGCTGTGATCATCGAGCACCAACATTTTTGTTCCTTGAATGTACATATCTAGAATTTGTATAGTACAGTGTGCTATAAAACGAACAAAAGGACGAACATCACCCACGTTGGCCACGTTAAGTGCGTCGTAATATTTGTCCCTTTGTTCTTTCAGAATCATGATAGGGGGATAGCCTCCACGCAGTAATATTAAGTTCATAATTAACCTACTTGTGCGCCCATTTCCATCAACGAAGGGATGGATGTCGACTAGCTTGTAGTGCGCCAGAGCTGCGTAACGCACCGGGTGCATGTTCCTCGCCTCGTCCGAATTTAACCAGTTGACGTAGCTCTCCATCAGGGCGGGCACCTTTTCCGAGGGCGGCGGTACGTGGCGTCCCACAAATacctacaagaaaaaaatatcagcACCAGAACTGTGTCTTCTTGAAGTTGAAGGTTTCTCAAAGTACTTCGTTACAATTATGtaatacggggtcattataaatgattgtctcatcgcagtaggcgttggtgacgtagttgaatgtgccgcaagctttataacatgagtgagactagcatcgccgataggtagcactgctggcggtagtgtaaatttgtctgacgttgcgaagctagcggcacatcctaaatttgtgtgggttttcaacgccaactgcgatgggacaatcatttataatgaccctgtattattatttaattggaAAAACCTCTTCCGAAATTTTGCGATACGATACGATAGAATGTAACTTAGCAGAAACTTTTATGGCAATCATttagttaatattttaaaaaataattcgacAAGAACGAAACGTCAGCACCTGCACTCTGACGATCGCGGCATCAACTTCAAAAGTTCTATCGTCACTTAACAATTACTCATCATTTTTGATATCTGGGTGGGTCAAAATGAGATTCAAAGTCCAGAAATGTACTAATGATCATCAAAATACGTTATTCATAATCCGATTTTTTTGTGGCACTCACTTTGGTATCGCGAAATATTCCTGACGTCAGGGGATCAACATGTCCCATTACTCTCTTGTGCATTTGAAGTATGTCATCAACTGTGATGTACTCCTTCCTGGCCAAGCTTTTGACATATTTTAGAGCAAGTTGCAGACCCAGCACTTCATTGTGCTCTATAATGCTCTTTCCTTGAATAACTTGTCCTGTCTCCAGTAGAGTGCGCAACTGTTCTACTGTCATAGTATTACCCTCTATACCCACTGTGTGGTATATGTGAAGGTAATATGCttgttttttcaaagtttCAAAGTTGtaactgtcaaatttttccttcagatagtttttctttttgtcaATGCTTTTGAATAAATCTAGATCGAGTCGATCGACGAGTGGTGACGTCCTCTTATGATTGACTAGAGCTGCTGCATGAGTTGGCGAATGAGTTAAAGCCTAAAAGAAAACGTTTATAGTTATACTAAGTTAAAA
The sequence above is drawn from the Tenebrio molitor chromosome X, icTenMoli1.1, whole genome shotgun sequence genome and encodes:
- the Fic gene encoding protein adenylyltransferase Fic isoform X3; its protein translation is MKIYCNIIIFLISLLVCALCILISIIQYYYLNYNFYKKTSTYAPIFEDLIPTDSNNNFALSYSFNAIEDHSNDNFILSNLNALLESHDSHAIRGSTYLRDTTFNVKSSNSEIFNILQAAIGFKLAGKNHKALKLLEHATAVAPDNPDVLNWYGEFLEQIRHDVVTADELYFKALTHSPTHAAALVNHKRTSPLVDRLDLDLFKSIDKKKNYLKEKFDSYNFETLKKQAYYLHIYHTVGIEGNTMTVEQLRTLLETGQVIQGKSIIEHNEVLGLQLALKYVKSLARKEYITVDDILQMHKRVMGHVDPLTSGIFRDTKVFVGRHVPPPSEKVPALMESYVNWLNSDEARNMHPVRYAALAHYKLVDIHPFVDGNGRTNMYIQGTKMLVLDDHSTHTELRL
- the Fic gene encoding protein adenylyltransferase Fic isoform X1, yielding MKIYCNIIIFLISLLVCALCILISIIQYYYLNYNFYKKTSTYAPIFEDLIPTDSNNNFALSYSFNAIEDHSNDNFILSNLNALLESHDSHAIRGSTYLRDTTFNVKSSNSEIFNILQAAIGFKLAGKNHKALKLLEHATAVAPDNPDVLNWYGEFLEQIRHDVVTADELYFKALTHSPTHAAALVNHKRTSPLVDRLDLDLFKSIDKKKNYLKEKFDSYNFETLKKQAYYLHIYHTVGIEGNTMTVEQLRTLLETGQVIQGKSIIEHNEVLGLQLALKYVKSLARKEYITVDDILQMHKRVMGHVDPLTSGIFRDTKVFVGRHVPPPSEKVPALMESYVNWLNSDEARNMHPVRYAALAHYKLVDIHPFVDGNGRTSRLIMNLILLRGGYPPIMILKEQRDKYYDALNVANVGDVRPFVRFIAHCTIQILDMYIQGTKMLVLDDHSTHTELRL
- the LOC138140145 gene encoding kinesin-like protein Klp10A isoform X2; this encodes MDQQDILQVGTSINIKRTDGRVHSAIVSAVNFDLRSATVEWFEQGETKGKEIDMTAIASLNPDIVILKPGERYIQEPTHQTQTSGNKLQRNPTRQSVVSVKSNNGVMRSAQQIRVTQNMLPNNGHTLPSNDVVINKESNIPTSRAVQNSRRSNVVKEVEKLKKNREERRQRQAEEKAEKEAFLQLAPGNPHWELLNMILEYRRGLDIKPLSENDTIEDHLITVCVRKRPLNKKEGARKEVDVITVPSKNQLIVHEPKNKVDLTKYLENQLFRFDYAFDETCSNEMVYRYTAQPLIKTIFEGGFATCFAYGQTGSGKTHTMGGDFNGKSQHCHKGIYAMASADVFKLTNSPKYRHLNLIVSSSFFEIYSGKVFDLLNNKAKLRILEDGKQQVQVVGLTEKVVCTTDEVLKLIQKGNQARTSGQTFANSNSSRSHAVFQIYLRSNSNTQKVHGKFSLIDLAGNERGADTSSANRQTRMEGAEINKSLLALKECIRALGRKGAHLPFRVSKLTQVLRDSFVGSNSRTCMIAMVSPGVSSCEHTLNTLRYADRVKELGGGDLQTNTLSDDSHSDGDLLQLRSLNENDMTPEMLNFHQVISELEIAEENMLDNHKQTTDELYATYQKAIGLLKTTDEVTYDQEAYCKNWEELVNNAVSLLVKSQEIVADYKAKMSAEEQLSRKTKRK
- the LOC138140145 gene encoding kinesin-like protein Klp10A isoform X3 translates to MSLRRREDNGVMRSAQQIRVTQNMLPNNGHTLPSNDVVINKESNIPTSRAVQNSRRSNVVKEVEKLKKNREERRQRQAEEKAEKEAFLQLAPGNPHWELLNMILEYRRGLDIKPLSENDTIEDHLITVCVRKRPLNKKEGARKEVDVITVPSKNQLIVHEPKNKVDLTKYLENQLFRFDYAFDETCSNEMVYRYTAQPLIKTIFEGGFATCFAYGQTGSGKTHTMGGDFNGKSQHCHKGIYAMASADVFKLTNSPKYRHLNLIVSSSFFEIYSGKVFDLLNNKAKLRILEDGKQQVQVVGLTEKVVCTTDEVLKLIQKGNQARTSGQTFANSNSSRSHAVFQIYLRSNSNTQKVHGKFSLIDLAGNERGADTSSANRQTRMEGAEINKSLLALKECIRALGRKGAHLPFRVSKLTQVLRDSFVGSNSRTCMIAMVSPGVSSCEHTLNTLRYADRVKELGGGDLQTNTLSDDSHSDGDLLQLRSLNENDMTPEMLNFHQVISELEIAEENMLDNHKQTTDELYATYQKAIGLLKTTDEVTYDQEAYCKNWEELVNNAVSLLVKSQEIVADYKAKMSAEEQLSRKTKRK
- the LOC138140145 gene encoding kinesin-like protein Klp10A isoform X1, which translates into the protein MDQQDILQVGTSINIKRTDGRVHSAIVSAVNFDLRSATVEWFEQGETKGKEIDMTAIASLNPDIVILKPGERYIQEPTHQTQTSGNKLQRDSSGSSEEETSAAMAQSGRFTHKLDESDDDFNSNQFSPETATLSNPTRQSVVSVKSNNGVMRSAQQIRVTQNMLPNNGHTLPSNDVVINKESNIPTSRAVQNSRRSNVVKEVEKLKKNREERRQRQAEEKAEKEAFLQLAPGNPHWELLNMILEYRRGLDIKPLSENDTIEDHLITVCVRKRPLNKKEGARKEVDVITVPSKNQLIVHEPKNKVDLTKYLENQLFRFDYAFDETCSNEMVYRYTAQPLIKTIFEGGFATCFAYGQTGSGKTHTMGGDFNGKSQHCHKGIYAMASADVFKLTNSPKYRHLNLIVSSSFFEIYSGKVFDLLNNKAKLRILEDGKQQVQVVGLTEKVVCTTDEVLKLIQKGNQARTSGQTFANSNSSRSHAVFQIYLRSNSNTQKVHGKFSLIDLAGNERGADTSSANRQTRMEGAEINKSLLALKECIRALGRKGAHLPFRVSKLTQVLRDSFVGSNSRTCMIAMVSPGVSSCEHTLNTLRYADRVKELGGGDLQTNTLSDDSHSDGDLLQLRSLNENDMTPEMLNFHQVISELEIAEENMLDNHKQTTDELYATYQKAIGLLKTTDEVTYDQEAYCKNWEELVNNAVSLLVKSQEIVADYKAKMSAEEQLSRKTKRK
- the Fic gene encoding protein adenylyltransferase Fic isoform X2 codes for the protein MKIYCNIIIFLISLLVCALCILISIIQYYYLNYNFYKKTSTYAPIFEDLIPTDSNNNFALSYSFNAIEDHSNDNFILSNLNALLESHDSHAIRGSTYLRDTTFNVKSSNSEIFNILQAAIGFKLAGKNHKALKLLEHATAVAPDNPDVLNWYGEFLEQIRHDVVTADELYFKALTHSPTHAAALVNHKRTSPLVDRLDLDLFKSIDKKKNYLKEKFDSYNFETLKKQAYYLHIYHTVGIEGNTMTVEQLRTLLETGQVIQGKSIIEHNEVLGLQLALKYVKSLARKEYITVDDILQMHKRVMGHVDPLTSGIFRDTKVFVGRHVPPPSEKVPALMESYVNWLNSDEARNMHPVRYAALAHYKLVDIHPFVDGNGRTSDCFSKNNSLTSDGIFLHKDKRNKNGS